In Rhodopirellula islandica, one DNA window encodes the following:
- a CDS encoding phytoene/squalene synthase family protein, with protein MTAEFKQLVSSYAAVRRISRQSGSSFYRSFWLLPRQKRDAMSALYAFARVTDDLGDCDEPMALRRSWLQWWRQTTAMNLIGQGNQPVRLADGLENLSPNASVDLVRHATDIMPALRHAANRYEIPSRYLLEIIDGVMADQQKNRFDTFEQLEHYCYLVASAVGIACLHIWGFRSPLPMQAAVDCGLAFQLTNILRDVSEDAARGRIYLPRQHYEQHGLEEDDLLHPRRDARLRCLLLDETRRAAELFESGWRVWDSLHEDGRPMFSMMWRTYRKLLQRIMDDPDAVVSRRVSLGMRDRIGIVSNHFVGPLYRRLPVPPLELTTGEGRRVSTHGNDPA; from the coding sequence ATGACAGCCGAATTCAAACAGTTGGTGTCCAGCTACGCTGCCGTGCGACGGATTTCACGTCAATCGGGAAGCAGTTTCTATCGTTCGTTTTGGTTGTTGCCACGGCAGAAACGCGACGCCATGTCGGCTTTGTATGCCTTCGCGCGTGTGACGGATGATTTGGGCGATTGCGACGAGCCGATGGCTTTGCGACGGAGTTGGCTGCAATGGTGGCGGCAAACCACCGCGATGAATTTGATCGGTCAGGGGAACCAACCGGTTCGATTGGCGGATGGCCTTGAGAACCTCTCTCCGAATGCGTCAGTGGATTTGGTTCGGCATGCGACCGACATCATGCCCGCGCTTCGTCACGCTGCGAATCGATATGAGATTCCATCTCGCTACCTGCTGGAAATCATCGATGGCGTGATGGCAGACCAGCAGAAAAACCGGTTTGATACTTTCGAGCAGTTGGAACACTACTGTTACTTGGTTGCGTCTGCGGTGGGGATCGCGTGTCTGCACATTTGGGGATTTCGATCGCCTTTGCCGATGCAAGCGGCGGTCGACTGCGGGTTGGCCTTTCAGCTGACCAACATTCTGCGAGACGTCAGCGAAGATGCCGCTCGCGGGAGGATCTATCTGCCTCGCCAGCATTACGAGCAGCATGGTTTGGAAGAAGACGATTTATTGCATCCACGCCGAGACGCTCGGTTGCGTTGCTTGTTGCTGGATGAAACACGCCGCGCGGCAGAGTTGTTTGAGTCGGGATGGCGTGTGTGGGATTCGTTGCACGAGGATGGCCGTCCGATGTTCAGCATGATGTGGCGAACCTATCGAAAGTTGTTGCAGCGAATCATGGACGATCCCGACGCTGTTGTTTCGCGAAGGGTTTCGTTGGGGATGCGAGACCGGATCGGGATCGTGTCCAACCACTTTGTTGGCCCGCTGTACCGACGACTTCCTGTTCCGCCGTTGGAGTTGACGACTGGGGAAGGCCGCCGTGTGTCGACGCATGGCAATGACCCGGCATGA
- the fliN gene encoding flagellar motor switch protein FliN: MSETENQTESSEQLNTDDIEALLNEASQSLAAATGDKESDQRDVPRPFALGDLSPNSLGEAAHDVDLLGEVEMDLRIELGRTQMRLEEVLRLRAGSVVALDKLAGDPVDIYVNGRMIARGEVLVMNDNFCVRVTELIGASS, translated from the coding sequence GTGAGCGAGACGGAGAATCAAACGGAATCCAGCGAACAACTCAATACAGATGATATTGAGGCGTTGCTCAATGAAGCATCCCAGTCTCTCGCAGCCGCCACAGGCGACAAAGAGAGCGATCAACGGGATGTCCCTCGACCGTTCGCTTTAGGCGATCTCTCGCCCAACTCTCTCGGCGAAGCCGCCCACGATGTCGACTTGCTCGGCGAAGTGGAAATGGACCTCCGAATCGAACTGGGACGCACGCAGATGCGACTCGAAGAAGTCCTCCGCCTGCGTGCCGGCAGCGTTGTCGCGCTCGACAAACTGGCCGGCGACCCCGTCGACATCTACGTCAACGGCCGCATGATTGCCCGCGGCGAAGTGTTGGTCATGAATGACAACTTCTGCGTTCGTGTGACCGAATTGATCGGAGCAAGCTCATGA
- the fliO gene encoding flagellar biosynthetic protein FliO, whose translation MMNRIIAPANIIPFALITCLGAGEITAADRNYSSDTSYGTEAAYSADTLPSHSVSPEPPKVIGRGFPALSMQADNQDASAYQLPSESKTSGLELSPDGESSRSKNIAPLVTVGSSLAIVLALFCGLVWVSRRFGGGSAVSKPLSASTLSPLGHVMLDPRTKLLLVKCGRRVLVLSQTSSGVTPISEVTDPDEVRELIASCSAEARAVFEQTMRQIESEPVASGFVERPAASTPPSKPRRLFASA comes from the coding sequence ATGATGAATCGCATCATTGCCCCTGCCAACATCATCCCCTTCGCTCTCATCACCTGCCTTGGTGCTGGCGAAATCACAGCCGCGGATCGAAACTACAGTTCAGACACCTCCTACGGCACAGAAGCCGCCTACAGTGCGGACACCCTGCCCTCTCACAGCGTTTCTCCGGAACCGCCCAAAGTCATCGGACGCGGTTTCCCTGCTCTCTCGATGCAGGCAGACAACCAAGACGCATCCGCCTACCAACTGCCCTCAGAAAGCAAAACCTCGGGCCTGGAACTCTCGCCCGATGGCGAATCCTCTCGGTCCAAGAACATCGCTCCACTGGTCACGGTGGGATCCAGCCTCGCCATCGTGTTGGCTTTGTTCTGTGGCCTTGTTTGGGTCAGTCGTCGATTCGGGGGTGGCTCTGCCGTTTCCAAACCGCTCTCCGCATCCACTCTCAGTCCACTCGGGCACGTGATGCTCGACCCACGCACCAAACTCTTGCTGGTCAAATGCGGTCGCCGCGTGCTGGTGCTCAGCCAAACATCGTCCGGCGTCACACCGATCTCCGAAGTCACCGATCCCGACGAAGTCCGTGAGTTGATCGCCAGCTGCTCAGCCGAAGCCCGAGCCGTCTTCGAACAAACCATGCGTCAAATCGAAAGTGAGCCGGTGGCCTCCGGGTTTGTCGAACGCCCCGCGGCTTCCACGCCGCCGTCTAAACCGCGTCGGCTGTTCGCTTCGGCGTAG
- a CDS encoding flagellar FlbD family protein: MIKLTRLDGEAFILNAELIRYVERRGDTFVTLTNGERLPVKETMDEVVDRSIEYQQRKHFLPPMPSTLGPAPTDTNLHTTS; encoded by the coding sequence ATGATCAAGCTCACTCGACTCGATGGCGAAGCCTTCATCCTCAACGCCGAGTTGATTCGATACGTCGAACGACGTGGCGACACATTTGTAACGCTGACCAACGGCGAACGCTTGCCGGTCAAGGAAACGATGGACGAGGTCGTTGATCGATCCATCGAATACCAACAGCGCAAGCACTTCTTGCCGCCGATGCCATCCACGCTTGGTCCAGCACCAACGGATACCAACCTCCACACGACATCCTAG
- the hpnC gene encoding squalene synthase HpnC translates to MSTDPRGRLQSGKSLPSVSTFGRNQESSPGEDRAERTASKIILGEDGQGCFRDALSESRAECRAIARASRENFLVATCLLPRVFRQPFYDLYAFCRTADDRADESGTPEKALAALREYRQAVADMYSVEEDGGQNEGIFVALADTVHRYSIPRQLLDDLLDAFTQDQTTNRYEDEEQLLDYCRRSANPVGRMILRLADADTEENGLASDEICTALQLVNFWQDVSRDRLMGRVYIPESIMQRFGFDGSEIRGGLAPGQSTPVAIREAIQFLCQQTRTRFHRGLPLVDRVPTWLSADLRLFAEGGLATIDAIESIEFDILRVRPVVRRSTQMRLLGRAMWLRCWSGRARTGATR, encoded by the coding sequence TTGTCCACTGACCCGCGTGGTCGACTCCAATCAGGTAAGTCCTTGCCCTCTGTCAGCACCTTCGGCCGCAACCAGGAATCTTCCCCGGGAGAAGACCGCGCCGAGCGAACTGCTAGCAAAATCATTCTAGGAGAAGATGGACAGGGCTGTTTTCGAGATGCACTGTCCGAATCGCGTGCCGAGTGCCGAGCCATCGCCCGGGCCAGCCGCGAAAATTTTCTAGTGGCGACGTGTTTGTTGCCGCGAGTCTTTCGCCAGCCCTTTTACGATTTGTACGCTTTTTGTCGCACCGCCGATGATCGGGCCGATGAATCCGGGACGCCTGAAAAAGCCTTGGCGGCCCTGCGGGAGTATCGCCAGGCCGTCGCTGACATGTACTCCGTCGAGGAAGACGGGGGGCAGAACGAAGGCATCTTCGTTGCGCTCGCCGACACGGTGCATCGGTATTCCATTCCGCGACAACTGCTGGACGATTTGCTCGATGCATTCACTCAAGATCAAACCACGAACCGCTACGAGGACGAGGAGCAGTTGCTCGACTATTGTCGGCGATCGGCCAATCCGGTTGGGCGGATGATCCTGCGGTTGGCGGACGCGGACACGGAAGAAAACGGATTGGCATCCGATGAGATCTGCACGGCACTGCAATTGGTGAATTTTTGGCAGGACGTTTCGCGGGATCGGTTGATGGGGCGGGTTTACATTCCGGAATCGATCATGCAGCGGTTTGGGTTTGACGGAAGCGAGATTCGCGGCGGTCTGGCACCAGGGCAGTCGACTCCGGTGGCGATTCGTGAGGCGATCCAGTTTCTGTGCCAGCAAACACGTACGAGGTTCCATCGAGGCCTGCCGCTCGTTGATCGCGTGCCGACCTGGCTGAGTGCGGATTTGCGATTGTTTGCCGAAGGTGGCTTGGCAACCATCGATGCCATCGAATCCATTGAATTCGACATTTTGCGGGTCCGGCCTGTCGTCCGACGCTCAACCCAAATGCGGTTGCTCGGACGTGCGATGTGGCTGCGTTGTTGGTCCGGACGTGCCCGCACGGGAGCAACACGATGA
- the hpnE gene encoding hydroxysqualene dehydroxylase HpnE: MTKHVVVIGGGIAGLSAAEALSRTQAFGRGELQVELLDSRHQTGGRAGSFVEPTTGQTVDYCQHVAMGCCTTLLDLLQRLELLSQFQRYEELTFYHPQHGFSRFRPSPWLPPPLHLASSLSSLKHLTGSNRRQIRSALWRLMRIQESDLIDVTALEWLQANGQSEDTRTKFWDVILVSALGDVPQRVSMAAARKVMIDGFAGARNASDVWVPKRPLSEIFGESFREPLSRRGVRFELGDAVRGMRWDEGSERWIIERSSGESRTADHVVVATPWHVSRRWFPDLWGKQAGLTPSEKEDWELPFASSPITGIHLWLDRSLTPLPHVVMVGTLAQWFFQEPIEQAEQSSRAEGVYHQVVISGRHAGSDWPKEKLVAEVVRELSQAFPESGTPQIRKSRVVTDPHAVFCVSPTTQGCRPESKTSRPGLHLAGDAVATGWPATMEGAAISGQMAAKSVVESLGQQVENEGIEVPVGLKRGWLARRLIR; encoded by the coding sequence ATGACAAAACACGTGGTTGTGATCGGAGGCGGAATCGCTGGGCTGTCAGCTGCCGAAGCGCTTTCTCGCACGCAAGCATTTGGGCGTGGTGAGTTGCAGGTCGAGTTGTTGGATTCACGCCACCAAACCGGTGGCCGTGCGGGCTCGTTCGTGGAACCCACCACGGGACAGACGGTGGATTATTGCCAGCACGTTGCGATGGGGTGCTGCACGACGTTGCTGGACTTGCTTCAACGCCTGGAGTTGTTGTCGCAATTTCAACGGTACGAAGAACTGACGTTCTATCATCCTCAGCATGGGTTCAGTCGTTTTCGTCCGAGTCCTTGGTTGCCACCGCCGTTGCACTTGGCATCCAGCTTGTCATCGCTCAAGCATTTGACAGGCAGCAACCGACGGCAGATTCGTTCGGCTTTGTGGCGTCTGATGCGGATCCAAGAGAGCGATTTGATCGATGTCACGGCACTGGAATGGTTGCAAGCCAACGGTCAAAGCGAAGACACCCGAACGAAGTTTTGGGATGTGATTTTGGTCAGTGCCTTGGGGGATGTGCCGCAGCGAGTGTCGATGGCTGCGGCCCGAAAAGTGATGATCGACGGATTCGCGGGTGCGAGGAATGCAAGTGACGTTTGGGTGCCCAAACGTCCGTTGTCTGAGATCTTTGGGGAATCGTTTCGAGAGCCTTTGTCGCGACGCGGAGTTCGGTTTGAACTTGGAGACGCAGTCCGTGGTATGCGTTGGGACGAGGGGAGTGAGCGTTGGATCATCGAGCGTTCAAGCGGTGAATCTCGGACTGCGGATCATGTCGTCGTGGCGACGCCCTGGCATGTCAGTCGTCGCTGGTTTCCTGACTTGTGGGGGAAGCAGGCGGGGCTGACTCCTTCGGAAAAGGAGGATTGGGAGTTGCCGTTTGCGTCGTCACCGATCACGGGCATTCATCTCTGGCTGGATCGTTCCCTGACTCCTCTGCCTCACGTGGTGATGGTGGGAACGTTGGCGCAGTGGTTCTTTCAGGAACCGATCGAGCAGGCCGAGCAATCCTCCCGTGCCGAAGGGGTTTACCATCAAGTGGTCATCAGCGGACGACACGCGGGGAGTGATTGGCCCAAAGAGAAGTTGGTCGCCGAAGTGGTGCGTGAGTTGTCACAGGCGTTCCCCGAATCAGGGACGCCTCAGATTCGGAAGAGCCGCGTTGTGACGGACCCGCACGCTGTATTTTGTGTCAGCCCGACGACTCAGGGGTGTCGTCCTGAATCAAAAACGTCGCGTCCGGGGCTTCATTTGGCTGGGGACGCGGTCGCCACGGGATGGCCAGCGACGATGGAGGGAGCCGCCATCAGTGGTCAAATGGCGGCGAAGTCAGTGGTTGAGTCACTGGGACAACAAGTTGAAAATGAGGGGATCGAAGTTCCCGTTGGACTGAAGCGAGGTTGGCTGGCTCGCCGATTGATTCGGTAG
- a CDS encoding dihydrolipoamide acetyltransferase: MAEENKNEDKPELDDAPAKPRSNTSLIVLFVGMVVVLETGMFFFLVPSAEQVSALAEAELIQSVQEGAEKAEEEQSDENREIEFDLGTFGETFSPIETERSFRVELRLYGLIRKKNREKMTKEFTAKNGRLRHAIRMKIRNSELPELQDNQLGLLQRRILTTCNHLLDEDLLLGVGFHEYQLIEE; encoded by the coding sequence ATGGCCGAAGAAAACAAAAACGAAGACAAACCGGAACTCGATGACGCTCCGGCCAAACCGCGCAGCAACACCAGCCTGATTGTGTTGTTCGTGGGAATGGTGGTCGTCCTCGAAACGGGAATGTTCTTCTTCCTGGTCCCCAGTGCGGAACAGGTCAGCGCCTTGGCGGAAGCCGAGTTGATCCAATCCGTCCAAGAAGGCGCCGAGAAGGCCGAAGAAGAGCAATCCGATGAAAATCGAGAGATCGAATTTGATCTGGGAACGTTCGGCGAGACCTTCAGCCCGATCGAAACCGAGCGTTCTTTTCGAGTCGAACTGAGGCTCTACGGTTTGATTCGGAAGAAAAACCGCGAAAAGATGACGAAGGAGTTCACCGCGAAAAACGGGCGTCTTCGGCACGCGATTCGAATGAAAATCCGAAATAGCGAACTTCCTGAACTGCAAGACAACCAATTGGGCTTGTTGCAGCGTCGAATTTTGACGACATGTAATCATCTTCTGGACGAAGATTTACTGCTGGGAGTCGGGTTTCACGAATACCAGCTCATCGAGGAGTGA
- the ispH gene encoding 4-hydroxy-3-methylbut-2-enyl diphosphate reductase produces MKIILAAPRGFCAGVNMAIDSLDLTLQKFGPPVYVYHEIVHNQFVVKTFLEKGAVFVDTIEEVPEGGVLLFSAHGVSPEIRKAAQARKLHALDATCPLVTKVHLEAIKYAKAGYTIILIGHEGHDEVLGTMGEAPEAIVLVEDEADVDRLEFEPDTQLAYLTQTTLSVDDAGRVIRRLRERFPEIHSPPKDDICYATQNRQEAVKLLREDANVVVVLGSQNSSNSQRLRELAAEQGKRAMLVDGPQDLAVDQFSNEDNVLITAGASAPESVVQSTIEWLQNHFDAVVDTQVVREEDVQFPLPKPLRAFAAEQAAAK; encoded by the coding sequence ATGAAAATCATTTTGGCGGCTCCCCGAGGCTTCTGCGCTGGAGTCAACATGGCAATTGATTCACTGGATCTGACGCTGCAGAAATTCGGCCCACCGGTCTATGTCTACCACGAGATCGTCCACAACCAGTTCGTGGTCAAGACTTTCCTTGAAAAAGGGGCCGTCTTCGTCGACACCATCGAAGAAGTTCCGGAAGGGGGCGTGCTGCTGTTCTCCGCTCACGGTGTTTCGCCCGAAATCCGCAAGGCCGCGCAGGCCCGCAAACTGCACGCCCTCGATGCGACCTGCCCGTTGGTCACCAAGGTTCACCTGGAAGCGATCAAGTACGCCAAGGCGGGTTACACAATCATCTTGATCGGGCACGAAGGTCACGACGAAGTGCTCGGGACCATGGGCGAAGCTCCCGAAGCGATCGTGTTGGTCGAAGACGAAGCCGATGTCGATCGCTTGGAATTTGAACCTGACACCCAACTGGCCTACCTCACCCAAACGACTCTGTCAGTCGATGATGCCGGGCGAGTCATTCGCCGTCTTCGCGAGCGTTTCCCAGAGATTCACTCGCCACCCAAAGACGACATCTGCTACGCGACCCAGAACCGACAGGAAGCCGTCAAACTGCTGCGTGAAGATGCCAACGTGGTCGTTGTCCTCGGCAGCCAAAACAGCAGCAACAGTCAACGACTGCGCGAACTGGCGGCGGAACAAGGCAAACGTGCGATGCTGGTCGACGGCCCACAAGATCTGGCCGTGGATCAGTTTTCCAACGAGGACAACGTGCTGATCACCGCCGGTGCAAGCGCTCCCGAATCGGTGGTTCAATCCACGATCGAATGGTTGCAGAACCACTTCGACGCCGTCGTGGACACGCAAGTCGTCCGAGAAGAAGACGTTCAATTCCCGCTGCCCAAACCCCTGCGGGCTTTCGCTGCTGAACAAGCCGCCGCAAAATGA
- a CDS encoding motility protein A: MDIASLLGLIFAIGLILVSILLGNAPFSAFIDIPSGLVVIGGAFAAALICFPMSSMLKSPVIALKVILNKGEDRLVLIKSIVELAEVARRDGLLALESKIAEIDNALVKTGLQMAVDGTAPEIVEEVLRTEVAGMAMRHREGKSIMDQLGRFAPAYGMIGTLMGLIMMLQDMSDPSGIGAGMAVALITTLYGAIVANVFFSPFAEKLGLMSRNEQLSMEIAIRGVMAIQSGESPRAIDQKLQTYLPTKQRELQ; the protein is encoded by the coding sequence ATGGACATCGCCAGTCTGCTCGGTCTGATCTTCGCGATCGGCTTGATCCTCGTTTCGATCCTGCTTGGTAACGCCCCCTTCTCTGCCTTCATCGACATCCCGTCGGGCTTGGTGGTGATCGGAGGTGCTTTCGCAGCCGCACTGATCTGCTTCCCGATGAGCTCGATGCTGAAGAGCCCGGTGATCGCCTTGAAGGTGATTTTGAACAAAGGGGAAGACCGGTTGGTCTTGATCAAATCGATCGTCGAACTGGCAGAAGTCGCTCGCCGAGATGGCTTGTTGGCACTGGAATCCAAGATTGCTGAAATCGACAACGCTCTCGTGAAGACCGGCCTCCAAATGGCTGTCGACGGAACGGCACCGGAAATCGTCGAAGAGGTCCTTCGCACCGAAGTCGCTGGAATGGCGATGCGTCACCGCGAAGGCAAATCGATCATGGATCAACTCGGCCGATTCGCTCCCGCCTACGGGATGATCGGAACCCTGATGGGTCTGATCATGATGCTGCAAGACATGTCCGATCCATCCGGGATTGGGGCCGGGATGGCCGTGGCTCTGATCACCACGCTGTACGGGGCCATCGTCGCCAACGTGTTCTTCAGTCCGTTCGCTGAAAAACTGGGTCTGATGAGCCGCAATGAACAACTCAGCATGGAAATCGCGATTCGCGGCGTCATGGCCATTCAGTCGGGTGAAAGCCCACGAGCGATCGATCAGAAGCTGCAAACCTACCTGCCAACCAAACAACGGGAGCTGCAGTAA
- a CDS encoding OmpA/MotB family protein, whose amino-acid sequence MDDEPDEIAIPEWVVTFGDMMSLLLTFFIMLVSLSEIKEEDTYQALVNSMQQQFGYKRTLDALAPGDAKPRSSEFSVLSTTGRAKKKDTAKGGVPEKAPVGEEQHVRIIRPGNMTAVGSVVFFEVGSDRLTPASQRILEQTAKQLRGKPQRIEVRGHVSAEFAARTIGTDEGMMLAIRRAATVKRYLVSKQGIASDRFRVSSAEATEPITRNATITKFGNDSRVEVFLLDETVEDPKGTSDSDSNVQAPQA is encoded by the coding sequence ATGGATGATGAACCAGATGAAATCGCCATCCCCGAATGGGTTGTCACGTTCGGCGACATGATGAGTTTGCTGCTCACGTTCTTCATCATGTTGGTCTCACTCAGTGAGATCAAAGAAGAAGACACGTACCAGGCACTCGTCAATTCGATGCAGCAGCAGTTCGGCTACAAACGTACGCTCGATGCCTTGGCACCGGGCGACGCCAAGCCGCGGTCATCGGAATTCTCCGTTCTCTCCACCACGGGACGAGCGAAGAAAAAGGACACCGCCAAGGGGGGCGTTCCAGAGAAAGCACCCGTCGGCGAAGAACAGCACGTTCGCATCATCCGTCCCGGCAACATGACCGCGGTGGGCAGTGTCGTGTTCTTTGAAGTGGGCAGCGATCGCCTGACTCCCGCCAGCCAACGCATTTTGGAACAGACTGCCAAACAACTTCGCGGGAAGCCACAACGCATCGAAGTTCGTGGACACGTGTCGGCTGAGTTTGCCGCTCGTACCATTGGCACCGATGAAGGCATGATGCTGGCCATCCGACGTGCTGCCACGGTCAAACGCTACCTGGTGTCGAAACAAGGCATTGCCTCGGATCGATTCCGAGTCTCCTCAGCCGAAGCAACCGAACCAATCACCCGGAACGCAACGATCACTAAATTCGGCAACGACTCGCGTGTCGAAGTGTTCCTGCTCGATGAAACAGTGGAGGACCCCAAAGGGACTTCCGATTCCGACTCCAATGTCCAAGCTCCGCAGGCTTAA
- a CDS encoding FAD-dependent oxidoreductase: MDRRIPASLAERRRWVVAPDQTDHPPGEMVLYWMHNAVRGHENPALDAAMWLAHENGLPLLVYHGLSEKYPYASDRHHAFILQGARDVQRELEAKGITYAFHLERQGHRGPHLRDLCRRAAVLVSEEMPVAPIACWVERLRSLVTTPIMLVDTTCVVPSLSIPTVPTRAFEFRSLIQDALADRLERPYEELPADVQPAEFTGPLGFESIDLQDVQLADLISRCKIDHSVGPVADTPGGTRAGYARWDRFRETSLSKYSERRNDADDPLGVSRLSGHLHYGMVSPFRIAREAAALGAGKYVDELVVWREMVFRFCLEHVEDLDTMAALPQWARESLVEHADDPREEVLDWESLARGKSSQSLWNLAQQSLLQHGELHNNLRMTWGKAFLAMTSKPCQALAQCIDLNHRYAIDGRSPISYSGILWCFGQFDRPFKPEQPVYGTVRSRSVDQHERRLDVPRFAQWVNRPIAATLPRVAIVGAGLGGLTAARTLSDHGLEVHVFEKSRGVGGRMATRRGESGVGFDHGAQYFTVRDDRFARYVRSWISQGLVAPWMQPIVELQPGGQVGKEKCGTPRYVGVPGMNAIAKHLAADVNVHLQTTVESLKRVGERWQLKVADPSGLSPDDSLKGEWNNEFDCVIVNCPPEQAASLLAGHSGIAATARQVEMLPCWSVMVRGEGLPELGFSGAFINEGPLSWIARNDEKPGRGAEDGSASAWVMHASADWSQQHLEQSPEWVGSQLLAAMQEATGHRFARVVECQAHRWRYANPVSPLETDCLWDATTGLGACGDWCGGPRIEGAFLSGMAMAGAVLRQATIDRAAASPGKLVDATTPKRTADAV; this comes from the coding sequence TTGGATCGTCGGATCCCCGCATCATTGGCCGAGCGTCGACGCTGGGTCGTTGCACCTGACCAGACGGATCATCCGCCGGGTGAGATGGTTCTGTACTGGATGCACAACGCTGTCCGGGGGCATGAAAATCCTGCCTTGGACGCAGCGATGTGGTTGGCGCACGAAAATGGTTTGCCGCTGCTGGTCTATCACGGGCTCTCGGAAAAGTACCCCTACGCATCGGATCGGCATCATGCGTTCATCCTGCAGGGAGCACGCGATGTTCAGCGAGAGCTGGAAGCGAAGGGAATCACTTACGCGTTTCATCTGGAACGTCAGGGGCATCGTGGTCCGCACCTGAGGGATTTATGTCGCCGGGCGGCGGTGTTGGTCAGCGAGGAAATGCCCGTTGCGCCCATTGCATGTTGGGTCGAGCGATTGCGAAGTCTCGTGACGACGCCGATCATGTTGGTTGACACGACCTGTGTTGTGCCGTCTTTGTCGATTCCAACCGTTCCAACGCGAGCCTTTGAGTTTCGGAGTCTCATCCAGGATGCGTTGGCGGATCGATTGGAGCGTCCCTATGAAGAGTTGCCCGCCGACGTTCAACCGGCTGAGTTCACCGGGCCGCTTGGATTTGAATCGATCGATCTGCAGGACGTTCAATTGGCGGACTTGATCAGTCGGTGCAAGATTGATCATTCGGTTGGCCCCGTCGCGGACACTCCCGGTGGAACGCGCGCAGGTTATGCTCGTTGGGATCGTTTCCGGGAGACATCGTTGAGCAAGTATTCGGAGCGACGAAATGATGCGGACGATCCGTTGGGTGTCAGTCGTCTGAGTGGTCACCTGCACTATGGGATGGTCAGTCCATTTCGAATCGCTCGCGAAGCCGCTGCGTTGGGAGCGGGGAAATACGTCGATGAATTGGTGGTTTGGCGGGAGATGGTGTTTCGGTTTTGCCTGGAGCACGTGGAGGACCTCGACACCATGGCGGCTCTTCCTCAATGGGCTCGTGAATCGTTGGTCGAGCACGCCGACGATCCACGGGAGGAAGTCCTGGATTGGGAATCACTCGCACGTGGGAAGTCCTCGCAGTCGCTTTGGAATTTGGCTCAGCAGAGTTTGTTGCAGCACGGCGAACTGCACAACAATTTGCGGATGACATGGGGAAAAGCGTTTTTGGCCATGACGTCGAAACCCTGTCAGGCACTGGCTCAGTGCATCGACCTGAACCATCGGTATGCAATCGATGGCAGAAGCCCGATCAGCTACAGCGGTATCCTGTGGTGCTTTGGCCAGTTTGATCGTCCTTTCAAGCCTGAGCAGCCGGTCTATGGGACGGTTCGTTCGCGGTCCGTTGATCAGCACGAGCGTCGCCTTGACGTGCCTCGGTTTGCTCAGTGGGTCAATCGCCCGATTGCCGCCACGCTGCCTCGCGTTGCGATTGTGGGAGCGGGACTGGGAGGCTTGACCGCAGCACGCACGCTTTCCGACCACGGTCTGGAGGTGCACGTCTTTGAGAAATCGCGGGGAGTCGGAGGGCGGATGGCGACGCGACGCGGCGAATCAGGAGTGGGCTTCGATCACGGTGCTCAGTACTTCACGGTTCGCGATGATCGGTTCGCGAGGTATGTGCGAAGCTGGATCAGCCAAGGCTTGGTCGCTCCCTGGATGCAGCCGATTGTGGAGTTGCAACCGGGAGGCCAGGTGGGGAAGGAAAAGTGCGGGACGCCTCGTTATGTCGGTGTCCCTGGCATGAACGCCATTGCCAAGCATTTGGCAGCGGACGTCAATGTCCATTTGCAAACCACCGTGGAGTCACTCAAGCGGGTGGGCGAACGGTGGCAGCTGAAGGTTGCAGACCCAAGTGGTTTGTCACCGGACGATTCTTTGAAAGGCGAGTGGAACAACGAATTTGATTGCGTGATCGTCAATTGCCCGCCGGAGCAAGCTGCCTCCTTGTTGGCTGGTCACTCCGGGATTGCTGCCACCGCTCGGCAGGTTGAGATGTTGCCCTGTTGGTCCGTGATGGTCCGCGGGGAAGGCTTGCCGGAGCTTGGTTTTTCAGGTGCCTTCATCAACGAGGGGCCGCTGTCCTGGATCGCTCGCAACGATGAAAAGCCGGGGCGGGGTGCCGAGGACGGATCTGCCAGTGCGTGGGTTATGCACGCTTCGGCGGATTGGTCGCAGCAGCACTTGGAGCAGTCGCCCGAGTGGGTGGGCTCGCAGTTGCTCGCTGCAATGCAGGAAGCGACGGGGCACCGATTCGCTCGCGTGGTTGAGTGCCAAGCTCATCGTTGGCGCTATGCCAATCCTGTGTCGCCTTTGGAGACGGATTGCCTTTGGGACGCGACCACAGGGCTGGGAGCATGCGGTGACTGGTGTGGCGGTCCGCGAATCGAAGGCGCCTTCCTCAGTGGGATGGCGATGGCAGGGGCGGTGTTGCGTCAGGCAACGATCGACCGTGCGGCTGCATCTCCAGGCAAGTTGGTTGATGCGACTACGCCGAAGCGAACAGCCGACGCGGTTTAG